In Oxobacter pfennigii, the DNA window GTTACATATAAATTGTCCTGAAGAGCTGAATGTATAACCCTTCTTTCATATGGATTCATAGGCTCTAAAACCACATTTTTACCTGTGGACTTAACCTTGATGGCCAGCCTGTTTGCCAGTTTAACAAGGGTCTCTTCTCTTTTCTGCCTGTAGTTTTCGGTGTCAAGGATTACTCTTTTGTATTCGTCGCCTTCGCTGTCCTTATTTACTACAAGGCTTACGAGATATTGAAGAGCATCTAAGGTTTCACCTCTGTGGCCTATTAAAATCCCCATATTGGGTCCTCTTAAAGTCACCTTTATGGCATCTTTTTCTTCCTGCACTTTAATTTCAGCCTTTATATCCATAGAGTCTAAAACATCTCTTAAAAAAGTTTTGGCAGCAAAGATGTTGTCCTTCTTTACCGTCAGCTTCACCCTGGCAAGCTTGGAGCCCAATAAACCAAATAAGCCCCTGCTTCCCTCATCGATAATCTCAACATCTACCTTTTCTCTTGCTATGTTAAGCTCATTGAGTCCGTTTTTGATGGCATCCTCCGGACTTCTGCCCGTGGCTTCAATCATCTTTTTCACAGAAACAACCCACCTCCCTCAATAATGTTGTTATCCGTTACTTTTGAGCTGCAACTTCTGCTCTTTTTCTTATGAATTTATTTAATGAATACTGTATTCCCATCTGCAATAAATTATTTATTACCCAGTATACTACAAGACCGGTGGTCATGGTATAGCTTATATATGCAAAGAATACAGACATGATTACATTTGTTCTGTTGTTTGTCATTGCGTTGGGTTCCT includes these proteins:
- the jag gene encoding RNA-binding cell elongation regulator Jag/EloR; the protein is MIEATGRSPEDAIKNGLNELNIAREKVDVEIIDEGSRGLFGLLGSKLARVKLTVKKDNIFAAKTFLRDVLDSMDIKAEIKVQEEKDAIKVTLRGPNMGILIGHRGETLDALQYLVSLVVNKDSEGDEYKRVILDTENYRQKREETLVKLANRLAIKVKSTGKNVVLEPMNPYERRVIHSALQDNLYVTTHSEGDEPYRKVVIEAKRK